ATCTTTACAGGATGCAGGGGATTTGAGCCGATTATGGTCCCTAAAACGAATTTTTCAGGAAGGCTTGGCCAAGGCAACGCTTTTGATCATGGCGAAAAGCTCCAGACCCGGCTTTATGCCGAGAGTGTCCGCCGATTTGCGGGTGATTTTGGATAGTATAACAGTTTCTCCCACCGCCAGCTGGGCAATGACGCTGGAATGGTCTAAAGTCTCCACCCCCGCCACCCGGCAGGACAATACGTTCAGCAAGCTGGTGTCTTCCGGTTTTCTAAGCGCCAGCCCCACGTCCCTGGCCAGTATCCGCACCCTTGCTACGGAACCCCGAGCCAATCCCTGTTTTGGCAGGACAAGGGCGCCGCCGGGAAACTCCAGATACGCCAAACCGTATTGCGGGTCTAGCCTGGCAACGCGGGCCTCCACCACGGCGCCCGCGCCTTCCTCTCTGGCCATGGGCAAATCCAGCCGGGTGGAGATTTCGGCAATGGCGCCGTGAGCCATAACCATTCCATCACTCATTAGCGCAATGTGATCGGCGAGCCGGGATACTTCCTCCACTGAATGGCTCACGTAAAGCGCCGGAATGGAAAGTTTTCCGTGCAAGAGCTCCAGGCCCGACAATATCTCCTGTTTCCCCTCATCGTCCAGCGAGGCTAACGGCTCATCGAACAACATGAGCTTCGGGCTTGTGAGAAGCGCCCGGGCGATGGCCACTTTCTGTTTTTGCCCGCCGGAGAGCTGATGGGGTTTCCTTCCAAGCAGGTTTTCGAGCCCCAGCCACCCTATGACCTCTTCGGGATTTATCTTCCGCTCACTGGCTGGCGCCCGATTGTAGCCGTATTTCAGGTTTTCTTCCGCCGTAAGGTGCCAGAACAGCCGGGAATCCTGAAAAACGTATCCCACGCTCCGTTTATGGGGGGGCAGAAAAATGTTGTTAGACTCGTCCTGCCACACCTGGCCGTTCACCTCAAAATAGCCTTCGGGGGCGCGGGCCAACCCCGCCACGCATCGCAACAGGGTGGTCTTGCCGGAGCCTGATGGGCCGAACAGGGCTGTAAAGCCTTTGTCCGGGGCGGTGAACCGGGCGTCCAGCAGGAAGGTGGATACTTGGGTCTTAAATGCGGCTTTCACTC
Above is a genomic segment from Nitrospinota bacterium containing:
- the modC gene encoding molybdenum ABC transporter ATP-binding protein, which gives rise to MKAAFKTQVSTFLLDARFTAPDKGFTALFGPSGSGKTTLLRCVAGLARAPEGYFEVNGQVWQDESNNIFLPPHKRSVGYVFQDSRLFWHLTAEENLKYGYNRAPASERKINPEEVIGWLGLENLLGRKPHQLSGGQKQKVAIARALLTSPKLMLFDEPLASLDDEGKQEILSGLELLHGKLSIPALYVSHSVEEVSRLADHIALMSDGMVMAHGAIAEISTRLDLPMAREEGAGAVVEARVARLDPQYGLAYLEFPGGALVLPKQGLARGSVARVRILARDVGLALRKPEDTSLLNVLSCRVAGVETLDHSSVIAQLAVGETVILSKITRKSADTLGIKPGLELFAMIKSVALAKPS